In Dasypus novemcinctus isolate mDasNov1 chromosome 8, mDasNov1.1.hap2, whole genome shotgun sequence, the genomic stretch acccaggGGATATGATGATCATTTCCATATAAGAAAGGAATGAGGTGGCATACAGCCAAAACAGGCTAGAACTGTGACATGAATTTGGGCTGCCTTGCCCCAGACTCTACTTTTACAATCATTACAAAGCACTGTCTCTTTTAAGACATTTTCCCAGCCTTAAGTAAACACTAACAAGCTCTTAACCTGTAATTCCCATTATTCCCATTCAATGAGAAGCAACTTCCAGTCCTATCATTCAAATAAATTACTTTATTTGCTGGACTCAAGTGGATCTCTGAAACTCCCCTTTCCCAATGAGATATTTTCAGAAGATACCCAGGATgttaaagcatttttaatttagCTTCTACTATCTTTGTCTTCCAAAAACTACCTATTTCCGACAAAGTCCCAAAATGCTAGATTTCTCACTCTTTGGGACATTGAGTCTTTTTGTACTTGCTGCGAGACAGAGGTCTACTTCTCCTGTGACCCACACTGCTGTAGGTGCTAGAGACACAGTGGAACTGCCCTCAGGGAGTTTACAGCCCAGCAGGAAGTGAAAAGTTAAAAAACTAATTAGATTATCCTAATGTGCAGAGTGCAGCTAACTGAGCAGGCTTAAGGCTAAAGGGTCAGGTGCAGAGAGAACCATTTAGTGATTAGCCACTGCTTACCAGTGACTTTTGGCAAGTAACCTCTCTGAGTTTTCCATTCCTTGgtcaataaaatataaagaatctAATAATTATCTCAAAGGGAAGCtgggaagattaaatgaaaatatttgtgaaacacTTTGCTGAGAGCCTATATGTAATAACATGGCTGCCATTAATATTAGTGTTATAAAAACGAATCGTACTCTACGGATTTGATGAAGCACTGTCATGATAAGCTTTGAGTACCACAGCAGTCCCAACAATCCCCCGAGAATGTGGGTGGATATCACAGGTCAGTGGAAAACTGAAGTGGACGAGATTATCTGTATTGTCACATAATAAGTAAAGAGTCTTCACTGTTAAAGATTCTAGTTGGAAGAGAACGGAGAGACTCACACAGTCAAACTTGAATGTCTTTTAGGGATTCAGCAACTACGAAAGTTCCTGGCAGACCATAGTTGTACCATAATTAATATTTCCCACAATTTATTCTTAATAAATGATACCTGTGGTTTTGTTCCCCAAACAATGTTATAGGAGGAAATATATCTTCAGTTAGTTAAAGAGAAGCTCACATGATAACTGTGAGGTACACATACaatttaagttttttaaagaagggaagatttaaataagaaaaaatatatgaaaatcccaattttttattatataaactTTTTAATAATTCTTGCTACTTTGGTAAAGTCACAAGagtttttctcccttctctgacACTGTTTTGGCTTTTCTCTCTAGGAACAACCAGGAAGGTGTGAAAAATAGGTTTTAATGCTATGGTGTATACTTCATTAGCACTTCTTGCTTTGGATCCCCCCATTCAGGTACTCATGTCaataaaagttcattttttagttgccttcacacacacatgcatgaacgtgaaaagaaaagtagaaagggAAAGTAAAGGGGAAAACTGGAAAGCCCAGAAAATGAAAGTTTCTATGCTAAGTATTTAAGAGGCACTCAGCACCAAATGTCCTCACCACTTGCTGAGGCAAGGCTCCCTCTCCAGGCAGTACTGCAGAATCACCTCAATGGCCCTCCCAGTCTCTGTGCTGAAGACTCTGCTGATGCTGTGCTCCATCCCTGCCTGTCTGGGCTGTGACCTGCCACTGATCTATGGCCACCAGGAGCCCTTCATGCTGTTGCATCAAATGGGGAGACTCTCCATTCTGTCATGTCTGAAGGACAGGACCGACTTCCAATTTCCTCAGGAACTCGTGGATGGGAACCAGTTGGACAAGATGCATGCCACCACTCTCCTGCATGAGGTGGTCCAGCAAATCTTCAACCTCTTCAGTACAAGTGGCTCTCTTGCGACCTGGGATGACACCCTGCTGGACAGATTCCTCATTGGACTTCATCAGCAGCTGGATAACCTGGAGACATgtttggggaaggaaaaggaggtgGATCAGACACACCTGGGAAGTGAGAATTCCAGACTGGCTGTGAAGAGGTACTTCCAAGGCATCAGTCAGTATCTGATAGAGAAGCAAGACAGTCCCTGTGCCTGGGAGGTTGTCAGGGTTGAAATCAGAAAGTGCTTTCTCTTCATTAACAAGCTCCAAGGAAACCTCAGGAAATAAGGAAGACGCTGATTCTCAAAACAGTTCATCCGGTCAACTCAGTTGCTATTTCCAAAACTGAGAGCATAATCTAcatcactgttttgttttgttctgttttttaaagatttatttatttatttaattcccctcccctcacccgttgtctgttttctgtgtctttttgctgtgtcttgtttctttgtctgcttttgttgtcgtcagtggcatggtaAGTGTGggggggccattcctgggcaggctgcactttcttttgcgctgggcggctctccttatgggtgcactccttgggcatggggctcccctacgcgggagacacccctgcgtggcacggcactccttgcgggcatcagcactgcgcatgggccagctccatacgggtcaaggagacccggggtttgaaccgcggacctcccgtgtggtagatggacgccctaaccactgggccaaagtccgttttcctacATCACTGTTTTTaagccagaaaaaaaataagtcatgAACATCCATTGAATCATTATGAAACTATGTTAAATGTCTTAAGCCGTTTAGAAGAGAGAAAAGCATCTTCTACTTGCTGTAACTGAAAAACTTATCGtaatttttatttacctatttaaattatttataatatttatgctGTTCACagtatttaagtatttattttccagaaaacttttgtttaatattatatttttataagccTGTATAATTTACTTTGAAGCTATGTGAAATAAATGcaatttaatattaaaacaattttcctGTTTCACATACTTTTTGAAGATAAAGAGAGATGAAAGCCTGATCTCACAAAATAAATCCAGGCAAAGCACCTGACTGAAGAGAGAGTGGGAATACCCAGCACGGGTCATTCTAGGATGGTCATTCTGAGTAGGCGCTGATTTTGATAAGCCAAGACATAACTTAGCAATGGAAGGAAGACACCTGTGGAGAAAAGCTCAGGGCAATGGCACAATCATGTCCTTGGTGCCTTTGATATTAGAGATGCATCATGTGCTAAGGAAGAAATGGGTGAGTCCAGGGAAGTTACCTCTGTGCTCTGCTTCCTGGAGAGTAAGGGAAAGTTCTAAGAAAGGGAGAGTAAGCCTTACCCACATGTGAGTAGGTTTGacctctcatttcttccttttctagtctAAATATTTCAAGCATAAATTGAATAATATATCcctataataaaaatttataatcaTTTGGATTataatgtccttttattttctaagattatttcatattcattatttatttgactGTCAAATTTTTTGCATAATTattggtgttatttttattattatgtactATATACTAAATGTGGCATTAGATGCCAGGGACACAAGGTTGAATAAAATTTTACTCTTGACTTCTAGTTGCTTATAGTCAaaacaaataataacaaaaaggtCAGCAAGTGGTATATCCCTGAAAAATGAAGAGAATGAGGATACAGTAGAGTTTCCTACTCAGACACTTTGGCATTCAATCTCAGAATGCTTTCTGATTAGTATTTGGCATCATTATGTATTCAAATCTTGATTAGATGGGGGAAAAGACCAGGCAGCTAACTATCACTCACCAGATTTTGTGAGGGCATCCCTCAGTATCCAAGGATATGGGTTGTTAAATTCTGATTTGGTTTACTGAAGATGAGTGTAAAAGTGAAGGATACAAGCCAtttaaatcagaaagaaaaaagtaaaactatctctgttTTCAAACTACTTGATCCTAAGTATAGAACATTCCAAAGAGTCCACAAGAAAGCTAccagagataataaatgaattcagcaaaattgt encodes the following:
- the LOC101419758 gene encoding interferon alpha-2; translated protein: MALPVSVLKTLLMLCSIPACLGCDLPLIYGHQEPFMLLHQMGRLSILSCLKDRTDFQFPQELVDGNQLDKMHATTLLHEVVQQIFNLFSTSGSLATWDDTLLDRFLIGLHQQLDNLETCLGKEKEVDQTHLGSENSRLAVKRYFQGISQYLIEKQDSPCAWEVVRVEIRKCFLFINKLQGNLRK